The DNA region ATATAGCAGAGTGCattttattgatttattatataaatataaattctaGAGATAAtgagatttttaatttttccagtAAGTCACTCGTGAGTAGATGTTCAGAATTATGCGATTATTGCAATCAGTATTTAGTTGATCGGATCCGTTATCTTTCCCGAAccatatttttatgattaaaaatcacaattaaaaaaatagaagaaaaacaataaattgTATTTTCATAATTgctgaaattattatttgaattccatatcaatctgaagagttaaaaaatgaattaaacagaaaataaaattcacgGGTCGGATTTGAACCATTTAAATTCATGAAATGGGCTATTTCGTATCCTCCATGTAAATGATACATGGGCTACTAGGCCCAATAATCAGGAGGTGAGCATTAAATTTAGATAAGTACCGAAATAGTGGGCCGCTAATAATTTATAATTGAGCCCATGAAGACCATTTTCACAATTCATCCATTTAATTTCGAATATTATTATCCCAAATTCTCTCAGCATTCAATGACGGGGGAAATATTTGCGTTAATTCTTAAAGCACATATAGTGAGGAAACTAATTCTTTACAGGAAAAATGCTAAAATTTCTTCCTATGCTTTAATATTATAGTTCTAAGATCTAACTCGACTTTTCTGCTTCCATTTTTGTGATTATTATATCGAAAATTCAATCAAAGCGTAACATAAGGTCATTGAATATGAGCATTGCttttatgttattgatgatACCCTCGGGATAGCCCGGGTTGTGCCCGAGTCATGGACGATTCTTGTGCCCGGGGCATGGATGACCCAGGATACTGGATGGATGGCCAGAATCAGGACAAGTCGGCAGGAAGGGTTCATCAGGAGCCGGGCGGGTGAATGCCCGGGACGTCTCCTTCCCGGGCCACCAGACGCCCGGGCTCTCGTTCAAACTCCCGGGAACTTTgtacccgggccacctcgatatgagcaccgcactcgagtatactagcagaataggatgtgggcgactgtcctatctctgacaccaggccgatgggttgacaaaatcagatgggctggatgtgaccagtatgagatttgacaaGTCAGAATATAGTGTGTGCTCAGCCGTGGtactataattagtaggtagcacggagaacgaggtcatcattacttctcctactataaatatcaggttccctctttacatttacattcatttatttacaccaatatcacaatcatcacttggttacaatggttcttggcttgaatcattcactgaattaagcatcggagtggccatgccggacacccctctggcgcccattcacgtggttaccttcTTGAGTGCAGGAAATCCTCTCCGCCTTGGAAAGAAGCTTCtggttcagatatctacattgctcttatttctttcatcattttgatagcagatccggtggagcacccgaccctgctcgtccatttcacccggatcgcatcattggcgtcgtctgtgggaaattgagctcaagacgtagaTATGGTTTCCATTCAAAAATAAGCCCAACTATGCTTTGTAAACATACAAGTCCGACCAGCTCGGCACTCAGATTTTATATGTGGATTTCATATGGGCTCAAAGCTCAGCAGCTATCTCGGATGGGCATGAAGAGCATTTGCTATGCACTCAGTAGCATACAGCTATATTAGTCACCTAATTTAGTTCAACCAAAGAAGTTTCACTCTACCGGAAATGAATTCGGATTCAATATTTCCAGGTTagtgatttaatttttaataaaactaatacAGCAGGTAAAGCAAAATCTCTTAAAcccgggaggtacgaggccccggcacattatcttaagTTCGGGAGGTaggaggccccggcacattatctaaagtccgggaggtacgaggccccggcacattcttgaaagtccgggaggtatgaggccccgacacattttcttaagcccgggaggtatgaggccccggcacattatctaaaGTCCAGGATgtatgaggccccgacacattcttggaagtccgggaggtatgaggtcccggcacattatcttaagttcgggaggtatgaggccccgggacattctcttaagcccgggaggtatgaggccccggcacattatctaaagtccgggaggtatgaggccccggcacattatcttaagCCTGGGAGGTAATAGGCTCCGTCACATtatcttaagtccgggagacacGAGGCCTCGTCACATTATCTTAAGTCCCGGAGACACAAGGCCCCGGCATATTATATAAGCCCaaggttctcaaacctggctcggggctccgcacatcgaccattcccaagtcctgggacatgctccccggcccaaggctccgcaccttggttattcatgaaggccagggctccggACCCTgattatctattaagtccagggatccgtaccctggttcGGGGCTCCGTAcgtcgaccattcatgaaggtcagggctccgcaccctggttatctattaagttcaaggatccgtaccctggctcggggctccgtacctcgaccattcatgacgGCCAGGGCTCCGCACTCTAGTTATCTATTAAgcccagggatccgtacccggGCTCGGgactccgtacctcgaccattcatgaaggccagggctccgcaccctggttatctattaagtccagggatccgtacctggctcggggctccgtacctcgacgaTTCATGAAGGTCAGGGCTCCGCACTTtggttatctattaagcccagggatccgtaccctggctcgagACTCCGTACCTCGAtcattcatgaaggccagggctctgtaccttggttatctattaagtccagggatccgtaccctggcttgggtttccgtacctcgaccatttatgaaggccagggctccgcaccctggttatctattaagcccagggatccgtaccctggctcggggctccgtacctcgaccatttatgaaggccagggttccgcaccctggttatctattaagtccagggatccgtaccctggctcggagctccgtacctcgaccattcatgaaggccagggctccgcaccctggttatctattaagtccagggacccgtaccctggcctaGTGAttcgtaccctggctcggggctccgcacttTGATCATTCATCAAGCCCGGGAGACGTAAGTTCCCGGCATCTCATCCCATCTCTGGGATACatgaagcccccgatgcttttacagacaaactaaatattttccatGATCGGGCACACAAGACTAATCGGAACAGCGAGTCTGACTCTAacccgactatttaaggagggagtgatgatACCCTCGGGATAACCCGGGTTGTACCCGAGTCATGGACGATTCTTGTGCCCGGGGCATGGACGACCCAGGATACTGGATGGATGGCCAGAATCAGGACAAGTCGGCAGGAAGAGTTCATCAGGAGCCGGGCGGGTGAATGCCCGGGACGTCTCCTCCCCGGGCTACCGGACGCCCGGGCTCTCGTTCAAActcccgggaactttctacccgggccacctcgatatgagcatcgcactcgagtatactagcagaataggatgtgggcgactgtcccatctctgacaccaggccgatgggttgacaaaatcagatgggctggatgtgaccagtatgagatttgacatgtcagaatatagggtgtgctcagccgtcctactataattagtaggtagcacggAGAACGAGGTCATTATTACTTCTcttactataaataccaggttctctctttacatttacattcatttattcacaccaatatcacaatcatcacttggttacattggttcttggcttgaatcattcactgaattaagcatcggagtggccacgccggacacccctccgacgcccattcacgtggttaccttcttgagtgcaggaaatcctctccgcccgagaaagaagcttctggttcagatatctacattgctctgatttctttcatcattttgatagcagatccgATGGACCACCCGACCCTGCTCGTCCATTTCACCCGGATCGCATAAGTTATGATCGAAATTTTCCGATAAAATCATCCCAAAAACTATGTAAAAGCATACTCTTGTAAAAGTCACGTAATCATGTTCACCCTCAATTAAAATCTTTATGCTCCTTAATTTTACACttacttgaaaatttaaaataatctaatATAAGTGAGCAGAtattaggtttttttttttagtaagaGCAGATATTAGCTAAAACAATCAAAAATATAAAGAAATGAGAGATATTAAAGTGCATTATTTCTGTACGAATATCTTGATGGCTCCTGTGGGAAGGCAGGGGGGAATGAGAAAGAAAGGTCAAGAAAACAAGGGAAAAAATccaattgcaaaaaaaaaaaaaaaaactaataaataaaaaatcacgTTAAGGAAAACTATCTCAAGCTCTAAAAATATAGTCTTGAAGTTTTTTattaaaagggaaaaaaattaaGTCTCATCTTTCAATCAAAGCCTCGATTCTTGTACAAGTTCCCAGGTTCATTCATGGGAATGGAGGTACTAGTACTGCGTTGATTATCAATATCAACAATAGTTTTCCTCCCTCCACGTGTTCGCCCGTAAATTTTTCCGCTTCCCAATTCAATCAAGATTTCAAATTCAGTCATTactcatatttatatatacagCTAAAGGTTGCAGATTTCTTGAAATTTATGTTGTTTAACTGCGGAAATGGAATGTTCTGGTGTGTTGCACAGCAAATTTTGTTCTTTTTCTCGAAATATTGCCTCATTAGATAGATTACCTCAGAATTGTTCTTCCATTAAATTTCTTCGTCAGAAACCTTCAAGTTTCCTGCCGTTTAGAAGAAATTTTCGCTCATTCTCTGTCAGACCCATCAACAGGAATTTTCTTAAACCGTTTGTCTCCGCTGTTTCTTCAGTTGAAACCAGGTAAAGTTTTTTCACTTTCTTGTCACTAATTGTGTGTACCTATCTGTAGTAGGAAAATATGTATTGAATCTGAGAACAAGGCAAGCCTTATTTCCTTCATGCCCCTGAAACTCAGACTCGTGATCCAaactaaagcaaaaaaaaaaaaaaagttgttAGACGTGCTATTTTTATAACAATGTATTTTTAGTTCTGTCAAAACTCGAGCTGGTCACATTTTTTTTCATCTTTTGTTGGTTTAGTGATGAAGAAATGAAGAGGGGAAATGAAAAGGAATATCAGCTTAAAAAGTCTGGTGGTAACAAAGTTAAGCTAAAAGTTAGGCTAGATCATCAAGTTGAATTTGGGGAACATGTTGCGATTTTGGGATCTGCCAAAGAATTAGGATTTTGGACGGAGATGGTGATGATGGACTGGACGGAAAATGGTTGGGTTTGTGATTTGGAACTAAAGATCAATGAAGAGCCCCTTGAATATAAATTTGCGATAGCAGGAAAGGATAAAGACTTGAATTGGGAAACCGGTAACAACCGTACTCTAAAGCTGCCAGAGAGGGGAAGTTTCAGTATAAATTGTAAGTGGGACTCGACTAACGAGCAAGTAGAAGTGCTACTGTTGGAGGAGGAATATGAAGGAGTTTTGGAGGAGGAAAATGAAAATGGAAATGTTATCCGTGATGCACTAGAAGAGGTGGTTACCCCCAGTTCATTTGTGGAGCAATGGCAAGGTAAGGATGTTTCATTTGTGCGTTCAAAAGATCATTTTGATGCAGAAAGGAAGAGAAACTGGGACATATCGGGGCTACAAGGGGTTCCTTTGAAGTTGTTGGAAGGTGATCAGCGTGCTCGGAACTGGTGGCGTAAGGTATTTTGAGCCTCTTAAAGCTTGTGAAACCTCTACTGAAGTCTCATTTGGCCAATTTGTAGTTTCTTGTTACGACTATTATTTTCTGCATTTCTTATTTTCAGCTTGAGGTCATACGGGAGCTCGTGGTTGAGAATATTGAGAATGGAAAGCGCTTGGAGGCTCTCATATATTCAGCAATTTATCTAAAGGTTTTATTAATTTTCGTATTTAATTTGGTTCTCTGAGCAACTAGCTGTACACTTACCTGATCATATCGTTTTTATGCAGTGGATAAACACTGGTCAAATTGCTTGCTTTGAAGATGGCGGTCATCACCGGCCAAACAGGCATGCTGAGAtttcaaaacttatttttcGCGAATTGGAGAGAATTTCTGCCAGAAAAGATACTTCACCTCAGGTTTCCTTCTTTGTAATTTTAGAAGCAATTTAACCTAAACTCCATCAGATTCGTTGAAATTGTTTAATTAGTTTGGAACCACCATTGCTGTGATATTATATAGTTTAAATACAAAAGTAATCCTACTGTCTTTAACTAATATAGATTGTTATCATTATCTTTTGTCAGTTTTGCATGATATTTGTAGTTTCATATATGAGGATAACTTAATATCATATAGCTAACTCATTATACACTTTCattttttctttggattttattttattatgtcaTTGTTTATCCACATGGATTTGATGCTCTTATTTTACACAGGAAACACTTGTTATCCGCAAGATTCATCCTTGTCTGCCGTCTTTTAAGGCAGAGTTCACCGCATCAGTTCCCTTGACTAGAATAAGGGATATTGCTCATAGGAATGATATCCCACACGATCTTAAGGTTATTCACTGGAAATGCtcttttaatcttttttttatCATGCGTGGAAAATTTGAGTTACTgacataataaaataaacatttcagCAAGAAATTAAGCACACAATACAAAACAAGCTTCACAGAAATGCTGGTCCCGAAGATTTAGTAGCCACAGAAGCAATGCTTGCAAGAATTACCAAGAGACCTGGAGAATATAGTGAATCATTCATTGAGCAATTCAAGATATTTCATCGAGAACTTAAAGATTTTTTCAATGCTGGAAAGTAAGACCCGTTTCATTTTATAAATCACAGCCTATATCAATAAAGAAGTGCCATATCTGATATTGTTCTTTCTGAGTTTTGCATTGAATTAttcagattcaaaattaatttttttttaaaagctggTCTGGACTTTTTTCGAATAAATGTTATCATGTGTATATACAATATAATATCTGTGTTTCTTGGATAGTGGAATTTTAGGTTAACCATCTTTTGATGTTTTCACGTCAATGAAGTCTTGAGGAACAGCTGGAATCAATAAGAGATTCATTGGATCAGAGCTCGGAAACTTTGCCTTTGTTTCTAGAGTCAAAAAAGGTATTTCTTTTCAGCGTTGGATTATAATATTGTAGTTTGATAGTTCCCTGGAACTAAAATTGATGTGTTAAATGTGTTAGACGAAACTTATTTACACGTCTCAATATTAACATCTTTCGATACGTTGCTTTGGGTATGTGTTCATTCACACCTCAAATATTAGAGATTATTTTTCAGGTTTTGGATAATATGGATGGAAGTGATAATATTGCAGAAAATGGATGGATAAGTGTGTTGATGAAAATGATTCAAGCTATGAATAATCTTCGCAAAGAAATTATAAAGGGTCTTGAAAGTGGTCTTCGAAACGATGCTCCTGATGCTGCAATAGCAATGCGCCAAAAGGCAAATTTAACTTAGCTATTTCTCCATAATATCCAAATGCTGTGTTAATATATGTGTTCGCACATTGCAGTGGCGTCTTTGTGAGATTGGACTCGAAGACTATGCCTTTATTCTTGTTAGCAGGTAGACCACTgcatttttacaaaaatatcaagaatattagtttataataattattactGTCCATCTGATATTATGTATACATATTTTGTTTTGCAAGATGTGATTAAAATATGGTCTTTTGGTGGTCTATgacaatcaaattctttctatTTCGAATGGACTGTATAGATTTCTAAATGCACTTGAAGCTAGGGGAGGAGCCATTTGGCTTGCGGAAAACATAGAGCAAAATAAAGCTGATTCTTGGACCGATCCAATTGATGCTCTAGTCATCAGTATCCATCAGGTTGGCTTATCTGGCTGGAAGCCTGAAGAATGCATTGCCATCGGAAATGAACTTCAGGCATGGCAAAAGAAACTCCTTTTGGAAAACGAAGGTATCTTGTTTCTTCATAAAACTCATAAAATTTGTTGTTTTTAACCATACCATTTTTTCTACCATCTATTTTGTTAACCGTAAAAAGGCATTGAGGATGGGAAGAGAATATGGGGATTGAGGCTTAAAGCTACACTTGATAGAGCTAAAAGATTGACAGAAGAATATTCCGAGGAACTTCTTAATTTATTCCCTCGAAATGTGCAGGTAGATGAACATTTTTGCATCTCGTGAGCAATAATAATTCATGTTTGtacttatttaataattaataattccTCATAATTcatttgaatatatatgtatctttTGATGCGGTGAATCTAATATCAAATATATTCCTGGTTTCAAATCTTCAACCATTGCCTGCCTTCTTAATTTCGGGTTCGCGATAGAAGAACCTGAATCTATGACTCTTGGTTCTTGCAGATACTTGGAAAAGCTTTAGGGATTCCTGAATATACAGTGAGGACATATGCGGAAGCTGAAATTCGTGCAGGGTACAATTATCAAACTGAGTGCAGTTTAACATAACCCATCCTCTAAAAGAAACCCTACTCAGGCGTCTAATTTTCAATGGAAAACAGCGTGATATTTCAGGTTTCGAAATTCTGCACTCTTCTTTTGAAGGCTGTAAGAAAGGTTCTTGGTTCTGAGGGCTGGGATATTCTTGTTCCTGGATATGCTTTTGGAACTCTCGTCCAGGTACTATCTCGTGCCTGAAAAGACACTTGAGAGTATACGTGCACATGTGATTGTTATGACCTTACATGTCACTAAACTGCATCTCAGTTGGAGAACATTGAACCAGGATCAGTTCCATCGACTATAACAGGACCGGTTATTCTTGTGGTTAACAAAGCTGATGGAGATGAAGAGGTAAATTAATTGTTAAGAAAACAAATATCAAGATGATATTCGGATAGATTTCAGTTACATTTAAGATTAAGTTTTGATGGCGACCTACTGGATAGGTAACATCTGCTGGGGTAAATGTTACTGGAGTCATACTGATGCAGGAGCTGCCTCATCTCTCTCATCTTGGTGTTCGGGCTCGACAAGTAAGTCTGGACCATaggaattttgaattttttcaatGAAAAATGGCACCCAAAGTTGGTTCTTTAACTGCAGGAGAAGGTTGTATTTGTGACCTGTGAGGATGATGAGAAAGTTGCATATATCAAAACACTGGATGGAAAATTTGTCGAGTAATATTTTTTGTCATATTCCAagagaattttaatttatgcgagacaatttaatatattttgggtCGACCCACGGCCTTGGACTATCTTTTTCTGTTGTGTTTTGTTTTTTCTCCAAAGCTTTATGCGCTTTGTATTTCAGGTTAGAGGCATCAACAACTGGTGTCACTTTGACGCCAT from Primulina tabacum isolate GXHZ01 chromosome 14, ASM2559414v2, whole genome shotgun sequence includes:
- the LOC142525528 gene encoding phosphoglucan, water dikinase, chloroplastic-like isoform X1, yielding MECSGVLHSKFCSFSRNIASLDRLPQNCSSIKFLRQKPSSFLPFRRNFRSFSVRPINRNFLKPFVSAVSSVETSDEEMKRGNEKEYQLKKSGGNKVKLKVRLDHQVEFGEHVAILGSAKELGFWTEMVMMDWTENGWVCDLELKINEEPLEYKFAIAGKDKDLNWETGNNRTLKLPERGSFSINCKWDSTNEQVEVLLLEEEYEGVLEEENENGNVIRDALEEVVTPSSFVEQWQGKDVSFVRSKDHFDAERKRNWDISGLQGVPLKLLEGDQRARNWWRKLEVIRELVVENIENGKRLEALIYSAIYLKWINTGQIACFEDGGHHRPNRHAEISKLIFRELERISARKDTSPQETLVIRKIHPCLPSFKAEFTASVPLTRIRDIAHRNDIPHDLKQEIKHTIQNKLHRNAGPEDLVATEAMLARITKRPGEYSESFIEQFKIFHRELKDFFNAGNLEEQLESIRDSLDQSSETLPLFLESKKVLDNMDGSDNIAENGWISVLMKMIQAMNNLRKEIIKGLESGLRNDAPDAAIAMRQKWRLCEIGLEDYAFILVSRFLNALEARGGAIWLAENIEQNKADSWTDPIDALVISIHQVGLSGWKPEECIAIGNELQAWQKKLLLENEGIEDGKRIWGLRLKATLDRAKRLTEEYSEELLNLFPRNVQILGKALGIPEYTVRTYAEAEIRAGVIFQVSKFCTLLLKAVRKVLGSEGWDILVPGYAFGTLVQLENIEPGSVPSTITGPVILVVNKADGDEEVTSAGVNVTGVILMQELPHLSHLGVRARQEKVVFVTCEDDEKVAYIKTLDGKFVELEASTTGVTLTPSLSDSRNGNITLEKQTSTGNSTDNSHSSRIIKFSGRPAEAGVMLLEDADLESAGGKATACRSLASLAVSSNKVYNEQGVPTSFKVPSGAVIPFGSMEMALENSGSLETYRSLLESIETAKVDKELDKLCDELQELVSSLNPSKAIIDRLSQIFPTTARLIVRSSANVEDLAGMSAAGLYESIPNISPLNPIIFGRAVTRVWASLYTRRAVLSRRAAGVRQAEAVMAVLVQEMLSPDLSFVLHTLSPTDNDHSLVEAEIAPGLGETLASGTRGTPWRLSCGKFEGTVKTLAFANFSTELVVGGSGPADGEVMQLTADYSKEPLTVDRVYRQQLGQRLGAIGFFLEQKFGCPQDVEGCLVGKDIYIVQTRPQPR
- the LOC142525528 gene encoding phosphoglucan, water dikinase, chloroplastic-like isoform X2, with amino-acid sequence MKRGNEKEYQLKKSGGNKVKLKVRLDHQVEFGEHVAILGSAKELGFWTEMVMMDWTENGWVCDLELKINEEPLEYKFAIAGKDKDLNWETGNNRTLKLPERGSFSINCKWDSTNEQVEVLLLEEEYEGVLEEENENGNVIRDALEEVVTPSSFVEQWQGKDVSFVRSKDHFDAERKRNWDISGLQGVPLKLLEGDQRARNWWRKLEVIRELVVENIENGKRLEALIYSAIYLKWINTGQIACFEDGGHHRPNRHAEISKLIFRELERISARKDTSPQETLVIRKIHPCLPSFKAEFTASVPLTRIRDIAHRNDIPHDLKQEIKHTIQNKLHRNAGPEDLVATEAMLARITKRPGEYSESFIEQFKIFHRELKDFFNAGNLEEQLESIRDSLDQSSETLPLFLESKKVLDNMDGSDNIAENGWISVLMKMIQAMNNLRKEIIKGLESGLRNDAPDAAIAMRQKWRLCEIGLEDYAFILVSRFLNALEARGGAIWLAENIEQNKADSWTDPIDALVISIHQVGLSGWKPEECIAIGNELQAWQKKLLLENEGIEDGKRIWGLRLKATLDRAKRLTEEYSEELLNLFPRNVQILGKALGIPEYTVRTYAEAEIRAGVIFQVSKFCTLLLKAVRKVLGSEGWDILVPGYAFGTLVQLENIEPGSVPSTITGPVILVVNKADGDEEVTSAGVNVTGVILMQELPHLSHLGVRARQEKVVFVTCEDDEKVAYIKTLDGKFVELEASTTGVTLTPSLSDSRNGNITLEKQTSTGNSTDNSHSSRIIKFSGRPAEAGVMLLEDADLESAGGKATACRSLASLAVSSNKVYNEQGVPTSFKVPSGAVIPFGSMEMALENSGSLETYRSLLESIETAKVDKELDKLCDELQELVSSLNPSKAIIDRLSQIFPTTARLIVRSSANVEDLAGMSAAGLYESIPNISPLNPIIFGRAVTRVWASLYTRRAVLSRRAAGVRQAEAVMAVLVQEMLSPDLSFVLHTLSPTDNDHSLVEAEIAPGLGETLASGTRGTPWRLSCGKFEGTVKTLAFANFSTELVVGGSGPADGEVMQLTADYSKEPLTVDRVYRQQLGQRLGAIGFFLEQKFGCPQDVEGCLVGKDIYIVQTRPQPR